In the Sporohalobacter salinus genome, one interval contains:
- a CDS encoding NAD(P)H-dependent flavin oxidoreductase, translating into MDLPRLKIGDLVAEIPIVQGGMAVKVSTAPLAAAVANEGGIGLIAGSGISTNELKAEIRRAKELTEGILGVNIMVAASEFKELVQGSIAEGIDLIVAGAGFSRDLFDMGKESDVEIVPIVSSARLAKISEKLGASAVVVEGKEAGGHLGTDRPMKDILEEVNDEVEIPIIAAGGIIDGADIAETLQLGADGVQMGSRFVATEECEVDDKFKQLYMDAEPEDSVMIKSPVGLPGRALRNKFYERLGSGEVKTGAECDYICLKDCSRVYCIIKSLIRAKEGDMANGLVFAGEETHRINDILSVKEVINNLVDKAKSLLDQEESINE; encoded by the coding sequence TTGGATTTACCACGATTGAAAATAGGAGACTTAGTAGCTGAAATTCCAATTGTACAGGGAGGAATGGCTGTTAAAGTATCAACAGCTCCTTTGGCAGCGGCAGTAGCTAATGAAGGAGGGATTGGCTTAATAGCTGGTTCCGGCATTTCGACTAATGAACTGAAAGCTGAAATTAGGCGGGCTAAGGAGTTGACAGAAGGGATTTTAGGCGTTAATATTATGGTGGCTGCCAGTGAATTTAAAGAACTGGTGCAGGGTTCTATTGCAGAAGGAATTGATTTGATTGTAGCTGGAGCAGGATTTTCTAGAGATTTATTTGATATGGGAAAAGAGAGTGATGTAGAGATTGTTCCTATTGTTTCTTCGGCTCGATTGGCTAAGATTTCAGAGAAATTAGGTGCTTCAGCTGTAGTGGTTGAAGGGAAAGAAGCCGGGGGGCATTTGGGTACTGATCGTCCAATGAAGGATATATTAGAGGAAGTTAATGATGAAGTAGAGATTCCAATAATTGCTGCTGGTGGTATCATTGATGGAGCTGATATTGCTGAGACTTTACAGCTAGGTGCAGATGGCGTGCAGATGGGTTCTCGTTTTGTTGCTACTGAAGAATGTGAGGTTGATGATAAATTTAAACAGTTATATATGGATGCAGAACCTGAAGATAGTGTTATGATTAAGAGCCCAGTAGGATTACCAGGCAGGGCTTTACGTAATAAATTTTATGAGCGTTTAGGATCAGGGGAAGTAAAGACAGGGGCAGAGTGTGACTATATTTGCTTAAAAGATTGTTCACGTGTTTATTGTATTATTAAGTCTTTAATTAGAGCTAAAGAAGGAGATATGGCTAATGGTTTAGTTTTTGCCGGAGAAGAAACGCACAGAATTAATGATATTCTATCGGTTAAAGAGGTTATTAATAATTTAGTTGATAAAGCAAAAAGTTTATTAGATCAGGAGGAATCTATAAATGAGTAA
- the fabF gene encoding beta-ketoacyl-ACP synthase II, translating into MSNRVVVTGMGVISPVGIGLKDFWSALVAGESGIDKVTNFDVTEIDSKIGGEVKDFNVKDYMSRKDAKRMDKFAQYAVAAAKLAVEDSDLEINDSNAEDVGVLVGSGIGGMETFENQTKRLIERGPGRISPFFIPKMISNMAAGQVSIQLGAKGPNATTVSACASATHAIGDALDIIRRGDADVMVTGGSEAAITELSYAGFCSMKALSTRNDEPEKASRPFDDERDGFVMGEGSGILILESLESALERGAKIYGEVIGYGMSGDAYHVTAPDPEGDGAARSMQMAIDNSGLDIEEIDYINAHGTSTPPNDKLETKAIKNVFGDLAYDLAVSSTKSMTGHLLGAAGGIEAIASLMAIDNGVIPPTINYEHEDPECDLNYVPNKAKELDVNVALSNSLGFGGHNATLIFTKYQQ; encoded by the coding sequence ATGAGTAATCGGGTTGTAGTAACAGGGATGGGAGTCATTTCTCCTGTAGGTATTGGGTTAAAAGACTTTTGGTCAGCATTGGTAGCAGGAGAATCAGGAATAGATAAAGTTACAAACTTTGATGTAACTGAAATTGATTCTAAAATCGGCGGTGAAGTAAAAGATTTTAATGTGAAAGATTATATGAGTCGAAAAGATGCTAAACGAATGGATAAATTTGCTCAGTATGCTGTAGCAGCAGCAAAGTTAGCTGTAGAGGATTCAGATTTAGAAATTAATGATAGTAATGCTGAAGATGTAGGTGTTTTAGTCGGTAGTGGAATTGGAGGAATGGAGACGTTTGAAAATCAAACTAAACGGCTAATTGAACGCGGACCAGGTCGAATTAGTCCTTTCTTCATTCCTAAGATGATATCTAATATGGCTGCTGGTCAGGTTTCGATTCAGTTAGGTGCTAAAGGTCCAAATGCAACTACTGTTTCAGCTTGTGCTTCAGCGACTCATGCTATTGGTGATGCTTTGGATATTATTCGTCGTGGAGATGCTGATGTTATGGTTACTGGCGGTTCAGAAGCAGCAATTACAGAACTATCTTATGCAGGATTCTGTTCTATGAAAGCTTTATCTACTAGAAATGATGAACCTGAAAAGGCTAGTAGACCATTTGATGATGAGCGGGATGGTTTTGTAATGGGAGAAGGTTCTGGAATTTTGATTTTGGAAAGTTTGGAAAGTGCTCTTGAACGCGGAGCCAAAATTTATGGCGAAGTAATAGGATATGGCATGTCTGGTGATGCATATCATGTTACAGCACCTGATCCTGAAGGTGATGGGGCAGCTAGATCTATGCAGATGGCTATTGATAATTCTGGTTTAGATATTGAGGAAATAGATTATATTAATGCTCATGGTACATCTACACCTCCGAATGATAAATTGGAGACGAAGGCTATAAAAAATGTATTCGGGGATTTAGCTTATGATTTAGCAGTTAGCTCTACTAAATCAATGACTGGACATTTATTAGGAGCCGCTGGCGGTATTGAGGCTATTGCCTCGTTAATGGCAATTGATAATGGAGTGATTCCACCAACGATTAATTATGAACATGAAGACCCGGAATGTGATTTAAATTATGTGCCTAATAAAGCAAAAGAGTTAGATGTAAATGTTGCATTATCTAATTCTTTAGGTTTTGGCGGACATAATGCTACATTAATATTTACTAAGTATCAACAATAA
- the rnc gene encoding ribonuclease III, producing the protein MITAEYEKKLEELQSEIEVYFTDLNLLQRALTHKSYANENRDLNLKDNERLEFLGDSVLDIIVSEYMFNRYPNYPEGKLAKMRASVVSAPTLADKAKKLNLGKYLLLGRGEEMTGGRKRSSILADAFEALVGSIYLDQNLETARGFIMKLMKTDIENAEAGEHIRDYKTTLQEIIQKKSNSRPEYNVIEEKGPDHSKEFTVQVKFDNRSLGKGTGSSKKEAQQQAAKNALQKLQ; encoded by the coding sequence ATGATTACTGCTGAATATGAAAAAAAACTTGAAGAACTACAGAGTGAGATAGAAGTTTATTTTACTGATTTGAACTTACTTCAAAGGGCATTAACACATAAGTCCTATGCTAATGAAAATAGAGACTTAAATTTAAAGGATAATGAACGGCTTGAATTTTTGGGCGATTCAGTATTGGATATTATAGTTAGCGAATATATGTTCAATAGATATCCTAACTATCCTGAAGGAAAATTGGCTAAAATGAGGGCTTCCGTAGTTAGTGCCCCAACATTAGCTGATAAAGCAAAGAAATTGAATTTAGGTAAGTACCTATTATTAGGTCGCGGTGAAGAAATGACTGGAGGCCGCAAAAGAAGTTCAATTTTAGCTGATGCTTTTGAAGCTTTAGTTGGTAGTATTTATTTAGATCAAAATTTGGAGACAGCTCGAGGTTTTATTATGAAATTAATGAAGACTGATATTGAAAATGCAGAAGCCGGTGAACATATTCGGGATTACAAAACTACTTTGCAGGAAATAATTCAGAAAAAATCTAATTCTCGTCCTGAATATAATGTAATTGAAGAGAAAGGACCTGATCATAGTAAAGAATTTACTGTACAGGTTAAGTTTGATAATCGTTCTTTAGGAAAGGGAACTGGTTCTAGTAAAAAAGAAGCTCAACAACAGGCTGCAAAAAATGCTTTACAGAAATTACAGTAG
- a CDS encoding NAD(P)/FAD-dependent oxidoreductase yields MERQAQVIVVGGGPAGMMAAGIAAYKGAEVLLLEKNEQLGKKLLITGKGRCNLTNDCQIETIVENFPETGSFLYSALYTLSNYQLRNFFAQLGVPTKVERGNRVFPQSDSAGDIVEALEVYLKDNGVEIKLETAIDEILLEANEVRGVKDREGNCYLADRVVFTPGGASYPSTGSSGDGYEMLKAAGHTIKSIKPSLVPLKAKEDWVTKLEGLALKNIEAGLYLNEEEIKSEFGELLFTDSGVSGPIVLTLSRDVVSRLGTGKIQLKIDLKPALNEEKLDNRLQRDFKKYSRKQFKNSLGDLLPSKLIPVIVDLVSIPADKKVNQITVRERKELLQLLKGLKVTIIGTEGLRQAIVTKGGVEIDEINPKTMESKLISGLYLAGEIIDIDGYTGGFNLQAAFSTGYLAGLNAIN; encoded by the coding sequence ATGGAAAGACAAGCACAGGTGATTGTTGTCGGCGGTGGTCCGGCTGGAATGATGGCTGCTGGTATTGCTGCTTATAAAGGAGCAGAAGTCTTATTGTTAGAGAAAAATGAACAGTTAGGTAAGAAGTTACTGATAACTGGTAAAGGTAGATGTAATTTAACTAATGATTGTCAAATTGAAACAATAGTTGAAAACTTTCCTGAAACTGGTTCTTTTCTCTATAGTGCTCTTTATACTTTATCTAATTATCAACTGCGTAATTTCTTTGCCCAATTAGGTGTACCAACTAAAGTTGAAAGAGGAAATAGAGTTTTTCCTCAGTCCGATTCCGCTGGTGATATAGTTGAAGCTTTAGAAGTTTATTTAAAAGATAATGGAGTAGAAATTAAATTGGAGACGGCTATTGATGAAATTTTACTTGAAGCCAATGAGGTTAGAGGTGTTAAGGATCGAGAAGGTAACTGTTATTTAGCTGATAGAGTGGTCTTTACTCCAGGAGGAGCTAGTTATCCTAGTACAGGTTCTTCTGGCGATGGATATGAAATGTTAAAAGCAGCAGGCCATACTATAAAGTCTATTAAGCCATCTTTAGTTCCGCTAAAAGCCAAAGAAGATTGGGTAACTAAGTTAGAAGGATTGGCTTTAAAGAATATAGAAGCTGGGCTATATTTAAATGAAGAAGAAATAAAGTCAGAGTTTGGTGAACTTTTATTTACTGACTCTGGAGTTTCTGGACCGATTGTTTTAACGCTAAGTCGTGATGTAGTTAGTAGATTAGGAACGGGAAAGATTCAACTTAAAATTGATTTAAAACCTGCTCTTAATGAAGAAAAATTAGATAATAGACTTCAGCGTGATTTTAAGAAATATAGTAGAAAACAGTTTAAAAATAGTTTAGGTGATCTATTACCCAGTAAATTGATTCCAGTAATTGTTGATTTAGTTTCTATTCCAGCCGATAAAAAGGTGAATCAAATTACAGTTAGAGAACGAAAAGAATTACTGCAGCTGTTGAAAGGATTAAAGGTAACAATTATAGGCACAGAGGGTCTGCGGCAAGCGATTGTAACTAAAGGTGGCGTTGAAATAGATGAGATTAATCCTAAAACTATGGAATCAAAGTTGATATCTGGACTTTATTTAGCAGGAGAGATAATTGATATTGATGGATACACAGGAGGTTTTAATCTTCAGGCTGCTTTTTCTACTGGCTATTTGGCAGGGTTAAATGCTATAAATTAA
- a CDS encoding HutP family protein: protein MRDDQASKEVATAAIKMSLTDREEEEVLKKEYDTEDLKVAAVDFGGEFSSSVKKIIERAIVAAKRESVIKDTHTDQGAVAGATKEALSQITDKAIGFNVGGKIGVARRGDHISVAVFFAIGLLHLNEMAIGLGHRAVP from the coding sequence ATGAGGGATGATCAAGCTAGTAAAGAAGTAGCAACAGCAGCAATTAAAATGTCGTTAACTGATCGAGAAGAAGAAGAAGTATTGAAAAAAGAGTATGATACAGAGGACTTGAAAGTAGCAGCAGTTGATTTTGGTGGTGAATTTAGTTCCTCTGTCAAAAAAATTATTGAACGAGCGATAGTTGCTGCCAAAAGAGAATCAGTAATCAAAGATACCCATACCGATCAGGGAGCAGTAGCTGGTGCTACTAAAGAAGCTCTATCACAGATTACTGATAAAGCTATTGGTTTTAATGTTGGAGGAAAGATTGGAGTTGCTCGAAGAGGAGATCATATCAGTGTAGCAGTATTCTTTGCCATTGGTCTGTTACATCTAAATGAGATGGCAATTGGATTAGGGCACAGAGCTGTACCTTAA
- the aroH gene encoding chorismate mutase — translation MSSKVVAIRGATTVDENTKKDILTSTRELLTEISKRNQLNKEDIISIFFTVTQDLDAAFPAQAARELGWDLIPLICANEIDVPGAISKCIRVLIHINSNSKLEEIEHVYLNDAKKLRPDLAN, via the coding sequence ATGAGTAGTAAAGTTGTTGCGATTCGCGGAGCAACTACAGTAGATGAGAATACTAAAAAAGATATATTAACTTCAACTCGGGAATTGCTGACTGAAATTTCAAAGCGGAATCAATTAAATAAAGAAGATATTATTTCTATTTTTTTTACTGTAACTCAAGATTTAGATGCTGCCTTTCCTGCTCAGGCTGCTAGAGAACTTGGATGGGATCTTATTCCTTTAATATGTGCTAATGAGATAGATGTTCCCGGAGCTATTTCTAAATGTATTAGAGTATTAATTCATATTAATTCGAATAGTAAGTTAGAAGAAATAGAACATGTCTATTTAAATGATGCTAAAAAGTTAAGGCCTGATTTAGCTAATTAA
- the hisC gene encoding histidinol-phosphate transaminase — translation MIREEILDIKPYVPGKPIEEVKRELGIDDVIKLASNENPLGPSKQAIEAMEEAASKIHIYPHGSCHTLKKILSKRLGVKKEEIIFGNGSDDILKFIGESFVKADEEVIIARPSFSEYEFATNLMGGNVVTVPLTNYKHDLDAMLKAITDRTKLVFICNPNNPTGTIVTQQEVDAFMAEVPEDVIVVFDEAYQEYVTSDDYPETIDYLVDYDNVIILRTFSKVYGLAGLRIGYAISNEELIGYLNRVRPPFEVNSMAQVAAEATLQDQNHLDRSREVNFKGKEYLYQEFERLGLEYVPTEANFILVDVKKDANKVFADMQQRGVIIRNAQAFGYETMIRVTIGTREQNQRLIDTLEKVLD, via the coding sequence ATGATTAGAGAAGAAATTTTAGATATTAAACCTTATGTGCCAGGGAAGCCGATTGAAGAAGTTAAACGAGAATTGGGAATTGATGATGTAATTAAATTAGCTTCTAATGAAAATCCACTTGGCCCTTCTAAACAGGCTATAGAAGCTATGGAGGAGGCTGCTTCCAAGATACATATTTATCCTCATGGAAGCTGTCATACTCTAAAAAAGATTTTAAGCAAAAGACTGGGAGTAAAAAAAGAAGAAATAATTTTTGGAAATGGATCTGATGACATTTTAAAATTCATTGGTGAATCTTTTGTTAAAGCTGATGAAGAAGTTATTATAGCTAGACCTTCATTTAGCGAATATGAATTTGCTACTAATTTAATGGGAGGAAATGTAGTAACAGTTCCTCTTACAAATTATAAGCATGATTTAGATGCCATGTTAAAAGCAATTACTGACCGAACTAAGTTGGTCTTTATTTGTAACCCTAATAATCCAACGGGTACAATTGTAACTCAACAGGAAGTAGATGCTTTTATGGCTGAGGTTCCGGAGGATGTAATTGTTGTTTTCGATGAAGCTTATCAAGAATACGTAACATCAGATGATTATCCGGAAACTATAGATTATTTGGTTGATTATGATAATGTAATTATTCTTCGAACTTTTTCTAAAGTCTATGGATTGGCTGGTTTGCGTATTGGTTATGCTATATCTAATGAGGAATTAATTGGTTATTTAAATCGAGTACGGCCTCCTTTTGAAGTAAATTCCATGGCTCAAGTAGCAGCTGAAGCTACTTTACAGGATCAGAATCATTTAGATAGAAGTAGAGAAGTTAATTTTAAGGGAAAAGAATATTTATATCAAGAATTTGAACGGCTAGGACTTGAATATGTTCCGACGGAGGCTAATTTTATTTTAGTTGATGTAAAAAAGGATGCCAATAAAGTCTTTGCTGATATGCAGCAACGGGGAGTAATTATTCGTAATGCTCAGGCTTTTGGTTATGAAACTATGATTAGAGTAACTATAGGAACTAGAGAGCAGAATCAGCGTTTAATTGATACTTTGGAGAAGGTTTTAGATTAA
- the aroF gene encoding 3-deoxy-7-phosphoheptulonate synthase: MIIVMEESATERQIENVIKRVEELNFEPHISQGEIKTIIGVIGENKYEAMESIASLRGIEKVLEITKPYKLSGKQFKNKPTVIDIDGVKIGGDSTAVMAGPCAVESKEQLFKSAEIVKENGGQILRGGAFKPRTSPYSFQGLKEKGLKFLAEARERTGLKIVTEVMDTRSVELVGNYADIFQIGARNMQNYPLLREVGKMDKPVLLKRGMTATYKELLLSAEYIMAGGNHDVILCERGIRTFSEYTRNTVDIATVPAIKELSHLPVIVDPSHGTGKWSLVNSVAKAAMAAGADGLMIEVHPNPAKALSDGPQSLTPVNFAKLMNELEPIVEAVNKKL, translated from the coding sequence ATGATAATTGTAATGGAAGAAAGTGCGACTGAACGGCAGATTGAGAATGTAATTAAGCGAGTAGAAGAGTTGAATTTTGAGCCTCATATTTCGCAAGGGGAAATTAAGACAATTATTGGTGTTATTGGTGAGAATAAGTATGAAGCAATGGAGTCTATTGCTTCTCTTAGAGGAATTGAAAAGGTGTTAGAAATCACAAAACCTTATAAGTTGTCTGGAAAACAGTTTAAGAATAAGCCAACGGTTATTGATATAGATGGTGTTAAAATCGGTGGTGATTCTACAGCTGTGATGGCAGGTCCCTGTGCAGTTGAGAGTAAAGAACAGTTATTTAAATCTGCTGAAATAGTCAAGGAGAATGGAGGTCAGATTTTACGTGGAGGGGCTTTCAAACCTCGTACTTCACCATATAGTTTTCAAGGTTTAAAGGAGAAAGGATTGAAATTTTTAGCTGAAGCTCGAGAAAGAACTGGACTTAAGATAGTTACGGAAGTAATGGATACACGAAGTGTAGAGTTAGTTGGAAATTATGCTGATATTTTTCAAATAGGGGCTCGTAATATGCAGAACTATCCTCTTTTAAGAGAGGTAGGTAAGATGGACAAACCTGTATTATTGAAACGTGGTATGACAGCAACTTATAAAGAATTACTTTTATCTGCTGAGTATATTATGGCTGGAGGTAACCATGATGTCATTCTCTGTGAACGAGGAATTAGAACTTTCTCTGAATATACTCGAAATACTGTTGATATAGCTACTGTACCGGCAATTAAAGAGTTAAGCCATCTTCCGGTTATTGTTGATCCTAGTCATGGTACAGGTAAGTGGAGCTTAGTTAATTCAGTAGCAAAAGCTGCTATGGCAGCTGGTGCTGATGGTTTAATGATTGAAGTACATCCTAATCCAGCAAAGGCTTTAAGTGATGGGCCACAATCATTAACCCCGGTTAACTTTGCTAAATTAATGAATGAACTGGAGCCTATTGTTGAAGCAGTAAATAAAAAATTATAA
- a CDS encoding prephenate dehydrogenase: MDDINRIAIIGVGLLGSSLGLAFKRFTSVTKVVGYDQNKTHLQEALEIGAIDGIINNLENNPVLAEVDLVILATPVSVIPDILNDIQQQVKSGAIITDIGSTKGWVMEEVYSQLREDIAYIPGHPMTGSEVSGPRGADAYLFENAVYVLTPIESTSGDKQKALIELLEEIGAKLLFMSPAEHDKIVAAVSHLPHVMACTLVEAVGQAATENDHVFSLAAGGFKDTTRIAAGNPKMWTDICLSNSREILEMITTFKEELAEFERILAAANQEELFARFNQTQTLRQQIPKKKRGLIASTYELVVTLPDRPKAIGEVTFLLGEAGINISDIELLQIRESGGTLRLAFADDKDLKAAEDLLTEEEYKFKVK, from the coding sequence ATGGATGATATTAATCGGATAGCAATTATTGGAGTAGGTTTATTAGGTAGTTCTTTGGGATTGGCTTTTAAAAGGTTTACGTCGGTGACTAAAGTAGTAGGTTATGATCAAAATAAGACTCACTTACAGGAAGCATTAGAGATTGGAGCTATTGATGGAATAATCAATAATTTAGAGAATAATCCTGTATTGGCAGAAGTAGATTTGGTTATTTTAGCTACTCCTGTAAGTGTAATTCCAGATATTTTAAATGATATTCAGCAGCAAGTAAAGTCGGGGGCTATTATTACTGATATAGGTAGTACTAAAGGGTGGGTAATGGAAGAAGTCTATAGTCAACTGCGAGAGGATATTGCTTATATTCCTGGTCATCCAATGACTGGTTCAGAGGTTAGTGGTCCAAGAGGAGCTGATGCTTATCTATTTGAAAATGCTGTTTATGTTTTAACTCCTATTGAGTCAACTTCAGGAGATAAGCAGAAAGCCTTAATAGAGTTATTAGAAGAGATTGGAGCCAAACTTCTTTTTATGTCTCCGGCAGAACATGACAAAATTGTGGCCGCTGTTAGTCATTTGCCTCATGTGATGGCTTGTACTTTAGTAGAAGCAGTAGGTCAAGCAGCTACAGAGAATGACCACGTCTTTTCTTTAGCTGCTGGTGGCTTTAAGGATACTACCAGAATTGCAGCTGGAAATCCTAAAATGTGGACTGATATCTGTCTTAGTAACTCTAGAGAGATTTTAGAAATGATTACAACTTTTAAAGAGGAATTAGCAGAATTTGAAAGGATATTAGCAGCAGCCAATCAAGAGGAGTTATTTGCCAGATTTAATCAAACTCAGACTCTTCGCCAACAGATTCCGAAGAAAAAACGGGGATTAATTGCCTCGACTTATGAGTTGGTAGTCACACTTCCTGACCGGCCTAAAGCAATTGGTGAGGTTACATTTTTGTTAGGAGAGGCAGGAATTAATATTTCTGATATTGAATTACTACAAATTAGAGAAAGTGGAGGGACTTTGCGTTTGGCTTTTGCTGATGATAAAGATCTTAAAGCAGCAGAGGATTTATTAACAGAAGAAGAATATAAATTTAAGGTAAAATAA
- the aroA gene encoding 3-phosphoshikimate 1-carboxyvinyltransferase yields MELKIKPKDKLEGRIKVPGDKSISHRSVMLGSLAEGRTEVTGFLTGEDCLNTARAFQKMGVKIEGLGSEEMIIHGVGLNGLQEPESVLNLGNSGTSMRLMLGILAGQDFYTVVTGDESLSKRPMARVVDPLKERGAEIYGRDGGNLAPLTVIGQSLTNQRYESPVASAQVKSCILLAGLYANGTTEVVEPAKSRDHTERMLKYFGADLKIDGLKASVEGQPELKGQKIVVPSDISSASFFLVAALINQNAELVLENVGLNSTRAGILEVLTAMEADYELLDKRLENQEPIADIKVKSSNLQATTIGGEVIPKLIDELPILAVAATQAEGETVIKDAEELRVKETDRISAMVTELRRLGVKVEEREDGMIIPGPQSIKGGCSCCSYGDHRIAMSLAVAGLIAQEGIVITDADCIKTSFPNFMDLLKTI; encoded by the coding sequence ATGGAGCTAAAGATTAAACCTAAGGATAAATTAGAAGGTAGAATAAAAGTTCCTGGTGATAAATCTATTTCTCACCGGTCAGTAATGCTGGGCTCTTTAGCTGAAGGCCGGACGGAAGTAACTGGTTTTTTAACTGGAGAAGATTGCTTGAATACTGCTCGCGCTTTTCAAAAGATGGGAGTTAAGATTGAAGGTTTAGGTTCTGAAGAAATGATAATTCATGGAGTAGGTTTAAATGGATTACAAGAACCCGAATCGGTATTAAATTTAGGTAATTCAGGGACTTCTATGCGTCTAATGTTGGGAATTTTGGCTGGGCAGGATTTTTATACAGTTGTTACTGGAGATGAGTCATTGTCAAAGAGGCCAATGGCTAGAGTGGTTGATCCATTAAAAGAGAGGGGAGCTGAAATTTATGGGCGTGATGGAGGAAATTTAGCTCCTTTAACAGTAATTGGCCAGAGTTTAACTAATCAAAGATATGAATCTCCTGTAGCTAGTGCCCAGGTAAAATCTTGTATTCTGTTAGCTGGACTCTATGCTAATGGGACTACTGAAGTAGTTGAGCCTGCTAAATCTAGGGATCATACAGAACGGATGCTAAAATATTTTGGAGCTGACCTTAAGATAGATGGACTTAAAGCTAGCGTAGAAGGACAACCTGAGTTAAAAGGGCAAAAAATTGTAGTACCTAGTGATATTTCTTCAGCTAGTTTCTTTTTGGTTGCTGCATTAATTAATCAGAATGCAGAATTAGTCTTGGAGAATGTAGGTTTAAATTCAACCCGAGCTGGAATTTTAGAAGTATTAACAGCAATGGAAGCAGATTATGAATTGTTGGATAAAAGATTAGAAAATCAAGAACCGATAGCAGATATTAAGGTTAAATCCAGTAATTTGCAAGCTACAACAATTGGTGGGGAAGTAATTCCAAAGCTAATTGATGAATTACCAATATTAGCAGTAGCTGCAACACAGGCAGAAGGAGAAACAGTAATCAAGGATGCTGAAGAGCTTCGAGTTAAAGAAACAGATAGAATTTCAGCTATGGTAACTGAATTAAGAAGATTAGGTGTAAAAGTTGAAGAACGTGAAGATGGCATGATAATTCCTGGTCCGCAGTCGATTAAAGGAGGATGTAGTTGTTGTAGTTATGGTGACCATAGAATAGCTATGTCTTTGGCTGTCGCTGGATTAATTGCTCAAGAGGGAATAGTAATTACTGATGCTGATTGCATTAAGACTTCTTTTCCTAATTTTATGGATTTGTTAAAGACTATTTGA
- the cmk gene encoding (d)CMP kinase, which produces MQSDLVIAIDGPAGAGKSTVAKKVADRLGIIYIDTGAMYRALTLEALRREINLNNEEKLSNLAQQIEIEFEKIDGEDKVLLNGEDVSQEIRSQKVSNYVSLVAKVSTVRKKLVNLQQRMARSKSVIMDGRDIGTVVLPNADLKIFLTASVQERTRRRYNELQTKGKVVEFDELKEEILRRDKLDKEREVAPLKKAKDAIELDSTDLTIEEVIDRIIKLCQEEL; this is translated from the coding sequence ATGCAATCGGATTTAGTTATTGCTATCGATGGGCCAGCGGGAGCAGGAAAGAGTACTGTGGCTAAGAAGGTAGCAGATAGATTAGGAATTATCTATATAGATACAGGTGCTATGTATCGCGCTTTGACTTTAGAAGCATTAAGGAGAGAAATTAATTTAAATAATGAAGAGAAGTTATCTAATTTGGCGCAGCAGATTGAGATTGAATTTGAAAAGATTGATGGTGAAGATAAAGTTTTGTTGAATGGAGAAGATGTTAGCCAGGAGATTAGAAGTCAAAAAGTAAGTAATTATGTTTCCTTAGTTGCTAAAGTATCTACGGTTAGAAAGAAATTGGTGAATCTACAGCAAAGAATGGCGCGTAGTAAAAGTGTAATTATGGATGGTAGAGATATTGGAACAGTGGTTTTACCTAATGCTGATTTGAAGATCTTTCTTACTGCATCGGTACAAGAACGTACTAGACGTAGATATAATGAATTACAAACTAAGGGGAAAGTAGTTGAGTTTGATGAATTAAAAGAAGAGATTTTGCGTAGAGATAAATTAGATAAAGAACGAGAAGTAGCTCCATTAAAAAAAGCTAAAGATGCTATTGAGTTGGATTCGACAGATTTAACAATTGAAGAAGTCATTGACCGAATAATAAAGCTCTGTCAGGAGGAGTTATAA